Proteins encoded by one window of uncultured Celeribacter sp.:
- a CDS encoding TRAP transporter large permease: MLDPITIGVLGLVVLFVLLILRMPVGIAMILVGIGGTYALSLALPYVRFVPYIRQFKSLLWENVASYDLSVVPLFVLMGYIAAEARLSSDLFKGLEALLSRLRGGVAMAAIAACGGFGAVCGSSLATAATMGKVALPELKELGYKDRLSAGALAAGGTLGILIPPSVALVIYAIIVEGSILKMFQAAVIPGLLAVLSFILVIAILVRVDPSLAPEPRPMPRAERNLALKRLFPVILIFGAIILGLGFGLFTPTPAASIGVFLIGAYGFALRALTGEGLNLKGLRRALQATAITSGMIYLILFGAEVLKGFFTRSGLPQALSEWAANSGMDPMLVLVIMLIAFVVLGCFMESLAMILVVVPFFWPTLIALNGGDYVTADMAAFGMDNEDLKIWFGILALIVVELGLITPPVGLNVFIISSLAKDTPMSTVFRGVMPFLGSEVIRVGLILMIPALTLTIPRLIGG, translated from the coding sequence ATGCTTGATCCCATCACCATCGGGGTTCTTGGCCTCGTCGTTCTTTTCGTGCTTCTGATCCTGCGGATGCCGGTCGGCATCGCGATGATCCTCGTCGGCATCGGCGGCACTTATGCGCTCTCGCTGGCCCTACCCTATGTGCGCTTTGTGCCCTACATCCGTCAGTTCAAATCGCTCCTCTGGGAGAATGTCGCGAGCTACGATCTCTCTGTCGTGCCTTTGTTCGTGCTGATGGGCTACATCGCCGCCGAAGCGCGGCTGTCCTCGGACCTGTTCAAAGGTCTCGAAGCCCTCTTGTCCCGGTTGCGCGGTGGCGTGGCCATGGCGGCGATCGCGGCCTGCGGCGGCTTTGGCGCGGTTTGCGGGTCTTCGCTGGCGACCGCCGCGACGATGGGCAAAGTGGCTCTGCCGGAGCTCAAGGAACTGGGCTACAAGGACCGTCTCTCTGCGGGCGCTTTGGCCGCAGGCGGCACGCTCGGCATTCTGATCCCGCCCTCTGTGGCGCTGGTGATCTATGCGATCATCGTCGAAGGGTCGATCCTCAAGATGTTCCAAGCCGCCGTCATCCCCGGCCTTCTGGCCGTGTTGTCCTTTATCCTGGTGATCGCCATTCTGGTGCGTGTGGACCCGTCTCTGGCGCCCGAGCCGCGCCCGATGCCGCGCGCGGAACGCAACCTGGCGCTCAAACGCCTGTTCCCGGTGATCCTCATTTTTGGCGCGATCATTCTGGGTCTGGGGTTCGGCCTCTTCACGCCCACGCCCGCCGCCTCTATCGGCGTCTTCCTGATCGGTGCCTATGGCTTTGCGCTGCGCGCTCTGACCGGCGAAGGGCTGAACCTCAAAGGCCTGCGCCGCGCTTTGCAAGCCACCGCGATCACCTCCGGCATGATCTACCTGATCCTCTTTGGCGCCGAAGTGCTCAAGGGGTTCTTCACCCGCTCCGGCCTGCCGCAGGCGCTCTCCGAGTGGGCGGCGAATTCCGGCATGGACCCGATGCTGGTGCTGGTGATCATGCTCATCGCCTTCGTCGTCTTAGGCTGTTTCATGGAAAGCCTCGCGATGATCCTCGTCGTGGTGCCCTTCTTCTGGCCGACGCTCATCGCGCTCAACGGCGGCGATTACGTCACCGCCGATATGGCCGCCTTTGGCATGGACAACGAGGACCTGAAAATCTGGTTCGGCATCCTCGCGCTCATTGTGGTCGAGCTCGGGCTGATCACGCCCCCCGTCGGCCTCAACGTCTTCATCATCTCCTCGCTCGCCAAGGACACGCCCATGTCCACCGTCTTCCGCGGTGTCATGCCTTTCTTGGGCTCCGAGGTCATCCGCGTGGGCCTCATCCTGATGATCCCCGCCCTCACCCTCACCATTCCACGCCTCATCGGCGGCTGA
- a CDS encoding TRAP transporter substrate-binding protein has translation MSIRAKFTRAKLLGTIAAASIATATSAFAQDVTLIMHHFLPPVANAHKVMLEPWAQKVMDDSDGRIDIQIYPAMSMGGKPGELYNQVRDGTADIVWTLLGYNPGVFPRTEVFELPTVHKGSATDTTIALNASMEMLGEDFKDIHVLFLHANDGNLIHSGNKEVTTFEDVAGMKLRTPSRTGAWLIEGMGAEPVSLPVPAVPEAMAKGVIDGAMTTYEIVPALKLQELDKYTAELPNGDRFGTAVFMVAMNKDVYEDLPDDLKAVIDANSRENVAAEIGAMWEGFEEAGIGALDGAGITRHVFSDEEAAKFNAVSEEVVARWVDEVSEKGIDGAALVEQARAAVAAAHGE, from the coding sequence ATGTCCATTCGGGCCAAATTCACCCGCGCCAAGCTGCTCGGCACCATCGCCGCCGCCAGCATCGCGACCGCCACATCCGCCTTCGCGCAAGACGTCACCCTGATCATGCACCACTTCCTGCCGCCGGTGGCCAACGCCCATAAGGTGATGTTGGAGCCCTGGGCGCAGAAGGTCATGGACGACAGCGACGGGCGTATCGACATCCAGATTTACCCGGCCATGTCGATGGGCGGCAAACCGGGCGAGCTTTATAATCAGGTGCGTGACGGCACAGCGGACATCGTCTGGACGCTGCTGGGCTACAACCCGGGCGTCTTCCCGCGCACTGAGGTCTTTGAATTGCCAACCGTGCACAAAGGCTCCGCCACCGACACGACCATCGCACTCAATGCCTCAATGGAGATGCTGGGTGAGGATTTCAAAGACATCCATGTGCTGTTCCTGCACGCCAATGACGGCAACCTGATCCATTCCGGCAACAAGGAAGTCACCACATTTGAGGACGTCGCAGGCATGAAACTGCGCACGCCGTCGCGCACCGGGGCCTGGCTGATCGAAGGCATGGGCGCGGAGCCCGTAAGCCTTCCCGTGCCTGCCGTGCCCGAAGCCATGGCGAAAGGCGTGATCGACGGCGCGATGACCACCTATGAGATCGTGCCCGCGCTGAAATTGCAGGAACTCGACAAATACACCGCCGAGCTGCCGAATGGCGACCGTTTCGGCACCGCCGTTTTCATGGTGGCGATGAACAAGGACGTCTACGAGGACCTGCCCGACGATCTGAAGGCCGTGATCGACGCCAATTCCCGCGAAAACGTCGCAGCCGAGATCGGCGCGATGTGGGAAGGCTTTGAAGAGGCCGGCATCGGTGCGCTCGATGGCGCGGGCATCACCCGCCATGTGTTCTCCGACGAGGAAGCCGCGAAATTCAACGCGGTGAGCGAAGAGGTCGTGGCCCGCTGGGTCGATGAAGTCTCTGAGAAAGGCATCGACGGTGCCGCGCTTGTGGAACAAGCCCGCGCGGCTGTCGCCGCCGCACACGGCGAATAA
- a CDS encoding SDR family NAD(P)-dependent oxidoreductase — MEIKGHVAVVTGAASGLGFATAKRLAEAGATVAILDLSGEAAAKAAAEIGGTGYAVDVSDASAVEAAFTQIESELGTPRIVVSCAGIGTAGRILPRDGSLTIDTFAKALNVNLLGTYAVMNIAARAMAAADPIDADGARGVIINTSSVAFEDGQIGQAAYSASKGGVASMTLPAARELARFGIRVMAIAPGLFETAMSAGLPDDIRADILKNVPYPSRMGDPDEYARLAQAIVENPMLNGTVIRLDAAARMPIK, encoded by the coding sequence ATGGAGATCAAAGGGCATGTCGCCGTCGTGACGGGCGCTGCCAGCGGGCTGGGCTTTGCCACGGCAAAACGCCTGGCCGAGGCGGGCGCCACGGTGGCCATTCTCGATCTGTCGGGGGAGGCGGCGGCCAAGGCAGCCGCTGAGATCGGCGGCACAGGCTATGCGGTGGATGTCAGCGACGCGAGCGCGGTCGAAGCGGCTTTCACGCAGATCGAAAGTGAGTTGGGCACGCCGCGTATCGTGGTTTCCTGCGCGGGCATCGGCACGGCGGGGCGCATCCTTCCGCGCGACGGATCGCTCACCATCGACACCTTCGCCAAGGCGTTGAACGTCAACCTTCTGGGCACTTATGCCGTGATGAACATCGCCGCCCGCGCCATGGCCGCCGCCGATCCGATTGACGCGGACGGGGCGCGGGGCGTGATCATCAACACCTCCTCTGTGGCGTTCGAAGACGGCCAGATCGGACAGGCGGCCTATTCCGCCTCGAAAGGCGGCGTGGCCTCGATGACGCTCCCGGCGGCACGCGAACTTGCCCGCTTTGGCATCCGCGTCATGGCCATCGCGCCGGGGCTTTTCGAGACCGCGATGAGCGCAGGCCTGCCGGATGATATTCGCGCCGACATTCTCAAAAACGTGCCGTACCCGTCCCGCATGGGCGACCCGGACGAATATGCCCGCCTCGCGCAGGCCATCGTGGAAAACCCGATGCTGAACGGGACGGTTATTCGCCTCGATGCCGCCGCCCGCATGCCGATCAAATAA
- a CDS encoding MarR family transcriptional regulator: protein MAGYLIRRLNQISMSVFQERMKELGLTMTSVQFAAMYAVKANPGIDQARLAGVIAYDRATIGGVIDRLESKGLVERRVCDHDRRARIVSLTSEGDALLDKLVPLVRDFQDDILSGLSDVERAEFLRLATKAADAGNDLSRAPLILDKKA from the coding sequence ATGGCCGGATACTTGATTCGACGCCTGAATCAGATCTCCATGTCTGTCTTTCAGGAGCGGATGAAAGAGCTGGGGCTGACCATGACGTCGGTGCAATTCGCTGCGATGTATGCCGTCAAGGCAAACCCGGGCATCGATCAGGCGCGACTGGCCGGGGTCATCGCCTATGACCGTGCGACGATTGGCGGCGTGATCGACCGGCTGGAGAGCAAGGGGCTCGTCGAGCGCAGGGTGTGCGATCATGATCGCCGCGCGCGGATCGTCAGCCTGACGTCTGAAGGCGATGCGCTTTTGGATAAGCTGGTTCCTTTGGTTCGGGATTTTCAGGATGACATTCTGTCCGGGCTCTCTGATGTTGAGCGGGCGGAGTTTTTGCGCCTCGCGACCAAGGCGGCGGACGCCGGCAATGACCTCAGCCGTGCGCCTCTGATTCTGGATAAAAAAGCCTGA
- a CDS encoding TRAP transporter small permease — protein MHAHVTRLADIFAMLGGAILFVIVMVTTTNTGAFILDRFMGLFGQDVSGLPGYEDFVQLAISGAALMFFPYTQASRGHVAVDLFVANAPMPVKRLLDHMWLTLTAAVALFLAYWMVFGMLESRSDAAEAGVLGWPIWPFYIPGIASMVLWAVVSVSQIFGDARYA, from the coding sequence ATGCACGCTCATGTGACGCGTCTGGCAGACATATTTGCTATGCTTGGAGGCGCGATCCTCTTTGTCATCGTGATGGTCACCACCACCAACACTGGCGCCTTTATTCTTGATCGGTTCATGGGCCTGTTTGGCCAGGACGTCTCCGGCCTTCCGGGCTACGAAGATTTCGTCCAGCTCGCCATTTCCGGCGCGGCATTGATGTTTTTCCCCTACACGCAGGCCTCGCGCGGCCATGTCGCCGTCGACCTTTTCGTCGCCAATGCGCCAATGCCCGTGAAACGGCTTTTGGACCACATGTGGCTGACGCTCACCGCCGCAGTCGCGCTGTTTCTGGCCTATTGGATGGTCTTTGGGATGCTCGAATCCCGCTCTGACGCCGCCGAAGCCGGTGTGCTCGGCTGGCCGATCTGGCCCTTCTACATTCCCGGCATCGCCTCCATGGTCCTCTGGGCCGTGGTCTCCGTGAGCCAGATTTTCGGAGACGCGCGCTATGCTTGA